A window of the Corythoichthys intestinalis isolate RoL2023-P3 chromosome 6, ASM3026506v1, whole genome shotgun sequence genome harbors these coding sequences:
- the LOC130917842 gene encoding coxsackievirus and adenovirus receptor homolog, translating into MNHYYVTRGSSVQLPCAYTHTVDSQQYTEVLWSIESADREEQPIIWFTGGRLYSDLYKPMEGRVHFTSADPRNGDASLTIKDVRLSDKEMYLCLVKKLPELDKKILDLTVIEAPSQPLCSVDEEDNSMTLKCSSLQGTPPLHYIWSKTSGNQVMPTQAIVDLTGATMHFNITERQCGSYCCTVESMVGTKHCDLHLDCSLPLAVSSPQLLTTTAVAAIVVTITTLFIVTVVLAVFLYRKRKEQSQDTEIEK; encoded by the coding sequence ATGAACCACTACTACGTCACCAGGGGGTCAAGTGTCCAGTTACCCTGTGCGTACACTCACACCGTGGACTCTCAGCAGTACACGGAGGTCTTGTGGAGTATCGAATCTGCAGACCGAGAGGAGCAACCCATCATTTGGTTTACTGGCGGCCGCTTGTATTCCGATTTGTACAAACCAATGGAGGGGAGGGTCCACTTCACATCAGCCGATCCCCGAAATGGAGACGCATCTCTCACCATCAAAGATGTACGTCTGTCAGACAAGGAGATGTACCTATGTCTGGTGAAGAAGTTACCAGAACTGGACAAGAAGATCTTAGACCTGACAGTCATAGAGGCACCCAGTCAGCCTCTGTGCAGTGTGGACGAAGAAGACAACAGTATGACGCTGAAATGCAGCTCTCTGCAAGGCACCCCACCTTTGCATTACATCTGGTCCAAGACCAGTGGAAATCAGGTCATGCCTACACAGGCCATTGTCGACCTCACAGGAGCCACCATGCATTTCAACATCACCGAGCGGCAGTGTGGAAGCTATTGCTGCACGGTGGAAAGTATGGTGGGCACCAAACACTGTGACCTTCACCTGGACTGTTCGCTGCCCCTGGCAGTGAGCAGTCCACAATTGCTGACAACCACTGCAGTCGCTGCAATCGTTGTCACTATCACCACACTCTTCATTGTCACAGTTGTCCTTGCCGTATTCCTCTACCGCAAACGAAAAGAGCAATCCCAGGACACTGAAATAGAAAAATAA